Proteins encoded by one window of Mycolicibacterium cosmeticum:
- a CDS encoding sulfate/molybdate ABC transporter ATP-binding protein — translation MTNAITVKGANKRYGDFVALDNIDFVVPDGSLTALLGPSGSGKSTLLRAIAGLDTPDTGEITIKGRDVTGVPPQRRGIGFVFQHYAAFKHLTVRDNVAFGLKIRKRPKAEIKEKVDNLLEVVGLAGFQTRYPNQLSGGQRQRMALARALAVDPQVLLLDEPFGALDAKVREDLRAWLRRLHDEVHVTTVLVTHDQAEALDVADRIAVLNKGRIEQVGSPTEVYDEPANPFVMSFLGAVSSVNGTLVRPHDIRVGRNPEMAIASADPNVAATGVIRAVIDRIVVLGFEVRVELTSATDNVPFTAQITRGDAEALGLKHGDTVYVRATRVPNLARNPQEEAALTGV, via the coding sequence ATGACCAACGCCATCACCGTGAAGGGCGCCAACAAGCGCTACGGCGATTTCGTGGCCCTGGACAACATCGACTTCGTGGTTCCGGACGGGTCGCTGACCGCGCTGTTGGGACCCAGCGGTTCGGGCAAGTCCACCTTGTTGCGGGCGATCGCCGGCCTGGACACCCCGGACACCGGCGAGATCACCATCAAGGGCCGGGATGTCACCGGGGTGCCGCCGCAGCGGCGTGGTATCGGCTTCGTGTTCCAGCACTACGCCGCGTTCAAGCACCTGACGGTGCGCGACAACGTGGCGTTCGGCCTGAAGATCCGTAAGCGGCCGAAGGCCGAGATCAAGGAGAAGGTCGACAACCTGCTGGAGGTGGTGGGGCTGGCCGGTTTCCAGACCCGTTACCCCAATCAGCTCTCCGGCGGGCAGCGCCAACGCATGGCGCTGGCCCGTGCGCTCGCGGTGGATCCGCAGGTGCTGCTGCTCGACGAGCCGTTCGGCGCGCTGGACGCAAAGGTGCGCGAGGATCTGCGCGCATGGCTGCGGCGCCTGCACGACGAGGTCCACGTCACCACGGTGCTGGTGACCCACGACCAGGCCGAAGCCCTGGATGTCGCCGACCGGATCGCGGTGCTCAACAAGGGCCGCATCGAGCAGGTCGGCTCGCCCACCGAGGTGTACGACGAGCCGGCCAACCCGTTCGTGATGTCCTTCCTCGGCGCGGTGTCCTCGGTCAACGGAACGCTGGTGCGCCCGCACGACATCCGGGTGGGCCGCAATCCGGAGATGGCCATCGCCAGCGCCGATCCCAATGTCGCCGCCACCGGCGTGATCCGGGCCGTCATCGACCGGATCGTGGTGCTGGGCTTCGAGGTTCGCGTCGAACTGACCAGCGCCACCGACAATGTGCCGTTCACTGCCCAGATCACCCGCGGCGACGCCGAAGCGCTGGGGTTGAAGCACGGCGACACCGTTTACGTGCGGGCCACCCGGGTGCCCAATCTGGCCCGGAACCCGCAGGAGGAAGCGGCACTGACGGGCGTGTAG
- the cysW gene encoding sulfate ABC transporter permease subunit CysW, whose amino-acid sequence MTLSPVVRYLIRFLALAYVTILVIVPVGLILWRTFEPGIGTFFASITTPAAISALQLSLLVVAIVVPLNVLFGVPTALVLARNRFRGKSALQAVIDLPFAVSPVVVGVALILLWGSAGLLGFVENNLGFKIIFGLPGIVLASIFVTVPFVIREVEPVLHELGTDQEEAASTLGSQWWQTFWRITLPSIRWGLTYGIVLTVARTLGEFGAVIMVSSNLPGTSQTLTLLVSDRYSRGQEYGAYAVSTLLMTVAVIVLVVQVILDARRVRAAK is encoded by the coding sequence ATGACGCTCTCGCCGGTGGTTCGGTACCTCATCCGATTCTTGGCGCTGGCCTACGTCACCATCCTGGTGATCGTGCCGGTCGGCCTGATCCTGTGGCGCACCTTCGAGCCGGGCATCGGCACCTTCTTCGCCTCGATCACCACCCCGGCGGCCATCTCGGCGCTGCAGTTGTCGCTGTTGGTGGTGGCCATCGTGGTGCCGCTCAACGTGCTCTTCGGGGTGCCCACCGCGCTGGTGTTGGCGCGCAACCGGTTCCGCGGGAAGAGCGCGCTGCAGGCCGTCATCGACCTGCCGTTCGCGGTGTCCCCGGTGGTGGTCGGTGTGGCGCTGATCCTGCTCTGGGGCAGTGCCGGACTGCTCGGGTTCGTGGAGAACAACCTGGGCTTCAAGATCATCTTCGGGTTGCCGGGCATCGTGCTGGCCAGCATCTTCGTCACCGTCCCGTTCGTCATCCGCGAGGTCGAACCCGTCCTGCATGAGCTGGGCACCGACCAGGAAGAGGCCGCCTCCACCCTGGGCTCGCAGTGGTGGCAGACGTTCTGGCGGATCACGCTGCCCTCGATCCGGTGGGGGCTGACCTACGGCATCGTGTTGACCGTCGCCCGCACCCTCGGCGAGTTCGGTGCGGTGATCATGGTCTCGTCGAATCTGCCCGGCACCTCGCAGACCCTCACCCTGCTGGTGTCCGATCGCTACAGCCGGGGCCAGGAGTACGGCGCCTACGCGGTCTCGACGTTGTTGATGACGGTCGCGGTCATCGTGCTCGTCGTTCAGGTGATTCTCGACGCCCGGCGTGTCCGGGCGGCAAAATAG
- a CDS encoding thioester domain-containing protein, translating to MPLLAAPRSAVSVRRAVRPDADLPPMTRYRGGTYSPTVDTIVFADGTTARTDLIRLNPNIDAYSLDFLGVAPTRPSRYRPANWSAVPNVAARAFEAEVDWIIRNSFPTLGTVELSRRVRAAGYPLGGSHLAEHEAIAATQAAIWHFTNGLRLDNRPLNVPVDVRHEPGAMTFEFDGEPQLGSYTVELSAATSSSLILQKSQDGRQWRDVAGSELNVAPGSGRHRTTLGVGATTSQTRPGRRHRGFRHYRLQVLAGAVDIDAVTFALHGSGTYRNADRVVALYDYLLAGADAARRLTVVPRLVADRAVLDADGVLGPFRFEATDTAALSVTGGTLVGRDGTPIVGPVQPGHEIYLRPADHSGRIVVTASVPAASNGFGGRVITGVAYDDDRLTPVALAVPTPTVIDFAISY from the coding sequence CTGCCCCTGCTCGCTGCCCCTCGGTCCGCCGTCTCGGTGCGCCGTGCCGTCCGCCCCGATGCCGATCTGCCCCCGATGACCCGCTATCGCGGCGGGACTTACTCGCCGACCGTCGACACCATCGTGTTCGCCGACGGAACCACCGCGCGCACCGACCTGATCAGGCTGAACCCGAACATCGACGCCTACTCGCTGGACTTCCTCGGGGTGGCACCCACCCGCCCGTCGCGGTACCGGCCGGCCAACTGGTCCGCGGTGCCCAACGTCGCCGCCCGCGCTTTCGAGGCCGAGGTCGATTGGATCATCCGCAACTCGTTTCCCACCCTGGGCACCGTCGAGCTGAGCCGCCGAGTGCGCGCCGCCGGTTACCCGCTGGGGGGTTCTCACCTTGCCGAGCATGAGGCCATCGCCGCGACGCAGGCCGCGATCTGGCATTTCACCAACGGGCTGCGGCTGGACAACCGGCCGCTCAACGTCCCGGTCGACGTGCGCCACGAACCCGGCGCGATGACCTTCGAGTTCGATGGCGAGCCCCAATTGGGAAGCTACACAGTCGAACTCAGCGCGGCCACGTCGTCGTCGCTGATCCTGCAGAAGTCGCAGGATGGCCGGCAGTGGCGTGATGTCGCCGGTTCCGAGCTCAACGTGGCACCCGGCTCGGGACGCCACCGCACCACCCTCGGTGTCGGTGCCACCACGTCGCAGACCAGGCCCGGCCGTCGCCATCGCGGCTTCCGCCACTATCGGTTGCAGGTGCTGGCCGGCGCCGTCGACATCGACGCGGTGACGTTCGCGCTGCACGGGTCGGGCACCTACCGCAACGCCGACCGCGTCGTCGCCCTCTACGACTACCTGCTGGCCGGCGCCGACGCCGCCCGCCGGCTGACCGTGGTGCCGCGCCTGGTCGCCGACCGCGCGGTGCTCGACGCCGACGGCGTGCTCGGCCCGTTCCGGTTCGAGGCCACCGACACCGCGGCTCTGTCGGTGACCGGCGGCACCCTGGTCGGTCGCGACGGCACCCCGATCGTGGGCCCGGTCCAGCCGGGCCACGAGATCTACCTGCGGCCCGCCGACCACTCCGGCCGGATCGTGGTGACCGCGAGCGTTCCGGCGGCCTCCAACGGCTTCGGCGGCCGGGTCATCACCGGCGTCGCCTACGACGACGACCGGCTGACGCCCGTCGCGCTGGCCGTCCCGACGCCGACGGTGATCGACTTCGCCATCAGCTACTGA
- a CDS encoding FAD-dependent oxidoreductase, translating to MSMPTSPDRTGCLIAGGGPAGMMLGLLLARAGVDVTVMEKHADFLRDFRGDTVHASTLRDLDELGLGPAFAAVPHRLIDTISMSVQGTPVNVDLRHLPGRHQHIALVPQWDFLELLATAAEAEPSFTLLRSTEVLGPLRSGGAVKGVRYRDARGEHELRADLTVACDGRGSTLRDGMGLVPKAFGAPMDVWWFRLPRAEGDPHGLAGVLGTGHAMIVIDRGDYYQCAYVIPKGSDARLRAEGIDALHRGVVELVPWLGDRIGTLTDFADVKLLDVQLNRLRRWYADGLLLIGDAAHAMSPVGGVGINLAVADAVAAGRMLADPLRAGRVTTRELARVQARRWVPTALIQGVQRAIHATVIARAVGGADNPGTAPAAVRMVARIPLLRSIAGYGVAIGPLPEHVPAFARR from the coding sequence GTGTCCATGCCGACATCGCCGGATCGCACCGGATGCCTGATCGCCGGCGGCGGCCCCGCCGGCATGATGCTGGGCCTGCTGCTGGCTCGGGCCGGGGTGGACGTCACCGTCATGGAGAAGCACGCCGATTTCCTGCGGGATTTTCGTGGTGACACGGTGCATGCCAGCACGCTGCGCGACCTGGACGAGCTGGGTCTGGGTCCGGCGTTCGCGGCCGTCCCGCACCGGTTGATCGACACCATCAGCATGTCGGTGCAGGGCACGCCGGTGAATGTCGACCTGCGGCATCTGCCTGGCCGGCACCAGCACATCGCGCTGGTGCCGCAGTGGGACTTCCTGGAACTGCTGGCGACGGCGGCCGAGGCCGAGCCGTCGTTCACGTTGTTGCGCAGCACCGAGGTGCTCGGGCCGCTGCGCTCCGGCGGCGCGGTAAAGGGAGTGCGTTACCGCGACGCGCGGGGTGAGCATGAGCTGCGTGCCGACCTCACCGTCGCCTGCGACGGCCGCGGGTCGACGCTGCGGGATGGAATGGGGTTGGTACCCAAGGCTTTCGGGGCACCGATGGATGTCTGGTGGTTCCGGCTGCCGCGAGCCGAGGGCGACCCGCACGGCCTGGCCGGGGTGCTGGGGACGGGACACGCGATGATCGTCATCGACCGGGGCGACTACTACCAATGCGCCTACGTCATCCCCAAGGGCAGCGACGCCCGGCTGCGCGCCGAAGGCATCGACGCGCTGCATCGCGGCGTGGTGGAACTGGTGCCCTGGCTCGGCGACCGGATCGGCACCCTCACCGACTTCGCCGACGTGAAACTGCTCGACGTCCAGCTCAACCGGTTGCGCCGCTGGTACGCCGACGGGCTGCTGCTGATCGGCGATGCCGCGCATGCGATGTCACCGGTCGGCGGCGTCGGGATCAACCTGGCGGTGGCCGACGCGGTGGCGGCCGGGCGGATGCTGGCCGATCCGTTGCGGGCCGGCCGGGTGACGACGCGGGAGTTGGCCCGGGTGCAGGCCAGGCGCTGGGTGCCGACGGCCCTGATCCAGGGGGTGCAGCGGGCGATCCACGCCACGGTGATCGCGCGAGCCGTCGGCGGTGCCGACAATCCTGGGACCGCACCGGCCGCTGTCCGGATGGTGGCCCGAATCCCGTTGCTGCGCAGCATCGCCGGCTACGGGGTGGCGATCGGACCGCTGCCCGAACACGTCCCGGCATTCGCCAGGCGCTGA
- a CDS encoding glycoside hydrolase family 15 protein codes for MVLEHTDPDTPLSVTAPVPYATTGPSLRNPFPPIADYAFLSDCENTCLISAAGSVEWLCVPRPDSPSVFGAILDRGAGHFRLAPYGVTVPSARRYLPGSLIMETTWQTHTGWMIVRDALVMGPWHDIETRSRTHRRTPMDWDAEHILLRTVRCVSGVVELVMNCEPSFDYGRQPATWEYSAAAYGEAIARSHKDPEAHPTLRLTTNLRIGLEGHEARARTRLTEGDNVFVALSWSKHPAPQTFEEASDKMWKTSESWRQWINIGDFPDHPWRSYLQRSALTLKGLTYSPTGALLAAPTTSLPETPHGERNWDYRYSWIRDSTFALWGLYTLGLDREADDFFSFIADVSGANNGERHPLQVMYGVGGERSLVEDELHHLSGYDNARPVRIGNGAYNQMQHDIWGTMLDSVYLHAKSREQIPEMLWPVLKNQVEEAIKHWREPDRGIWEVRGEPQHFTSSKIMCWVALDRGSKLAELQGEKSYAQQWRAVAEEIKADILAHGVDSRGVLTQRYGDDALDASLLLAVLTRFLPSDDPRIRATVLAIADELTDEGLVLRYRVEETDDGLSGEEGTFTICSFWLVSALVEIGEVSRAKHLCERLLSFASPLHLYAEEIEPRTGRHLGNFPQAFTHLALINAVVHVIRAEEEADSTGVFQPANAPM; via the coding sequence ATGGTCCTGGAACACACCGACCCCGACACGCCGCTGTCCGTCACGGCACCCGTCCCGTACGCGACGACGGGGCCGTCGTTGCGGAACCCGTTTCCGCCGATCGCCGACTACGCGTTCCTCTCCGACTGCGAGAACACCTGCCTGATCTCGGCGGCCGGGTCGGTGGAGTGGCTGTGCGTCCCGCGCCCCGACTCCCCCAGCGTGTTCGGCGCCATCCTGGACCGCGGCGCCGGGCACTTCCGGCTCGCCCCCTATGGCGTGACCGTGCCCTCGGCCCGTCGCTACCTGCCCGGGTCGCTGATCATGGAGACCACCTGGCAGACCCACACCGGCTGGATGATCGTGCGCGACGCCCTGGTGATGGGGCCCTGGCATGACATCGAGACCCGGTCCCGCACCCACCGGCGCACCCCGATGGACTGGGATGCCGAACACATCCTGCTGCGCACGGTGCGCTGCGTGTCCGGCGTCGTCGAACTGGTGATGAACTGCGAACCCTCCTTCGATTACGGCCGCCAGCCCGCCACCTGGGAGTACTCCGCGGCCGCCTACGGCGAGGCCATCGCCCGTTCGCACAAGGACCCGGAAGCCCATCCCACGCTGCGCCTGACCACCAATCTGCGGATCGGTCTGGAAGGCCACGAAGCCCGGGCCCGGACCCGGCTCACCGAGGGCGACAACGTGTTCGTCGCGCTGTCGTGGTCCAAGCACCCGGCGCCGCAGACGTTCGAGGAAGCCTCGGACAAGATGTGGAAGACCAGCGAGTCGTGGCGCCAGTGGATCAACATCGGTGATTTCCCGGACCACCCGTGGCGGTCGTACCTGCAGCGGTCGGCGCTGACGCTGAAGGGGTTGACCTATTCGCCGACCGGCGCGCTGCTGGCCGCACCCACCACGTCGCTGCCGGAAACCCCGCACGGCGAACGCAACTGGGATTACCGCTACTCCTGGATTCGGGACTCCACGTTCGCGTTGTGGGGTCTGTACACGCTGGGCCTGGACCGCGAGGCCGACGACTTCTTCAGCTTCATCGCCGACGTGTCCGGCGCCAACAACGGCGAACGCCATCCGCTGCAGGTGATGTACGGCGTCGGCGGGGAACGCAGCCTGGTCGAGGACGAACTGCACCACCTGTCCGGGTATGACAACGCCCGGCCCGTCCGGATCGGCAACGGCGCGTACAACCAGATGCAGCACGACATCTGGGGCACCATGCTGGATTCGGTGTACCTGCACGCCAAATCCCGCGAGCAGATCCCCGAGATGCTCTGGCCGGTGCTGAAGAACCAGGTCGAGGAGGCGATCAAGCACTGGCGCGAACCCGACCGCGGGATCTGGGAAGTCCGCGGCGAGCCACAGCACTTCACGTCCAGCAAGATCATGTGCTGGGTGGCACTGGACCGCGGCTCCAAACTGGCCGAGCTGCAGGGCGAGAAGTCCTACGCCCAGCAGTGGCGGGCGGTCGCCGAGGAGATCAAGGCCGACATCCTGGCCCACGGCGTGGACTCGCGCGGGGTGCTGACCCAGCGCTACGGCGACGATGCGCTGGACGCCTCCCTGTTGCTGGCCGTGCTGACCCGGTTCCTGCCCTCGGACGACCCGCGGATCCGCGCCACCGTGCTGGCGATCGCCGACGAGTTGACCGACGAGGGCCTGGTGCTGCGCTACCGGGTCGAGGAGACCGACGACGGATTGTCCGGCGAGGAGGGCACCTTCACCATCTGCTCGTTCTGGCTGGTGTCGGCGCTGGTCGAGATCGGTGAGGTGAGCCGGGCCAAGCATCTGTGCGAGCGGTTGCTGTCCTTCGCCAGCCCGCTGCATCTGTACGCCGAGGAGATCGAACCGCGCACCGGGCGGCATCTGGGCAACTTCCCTCAGGCTTTCACGCACCTGGCGCTGATCAACGCCGTCGTGCACGTCATCCGCGCCGAAGAGGAGGCCGACAGCACGGGCGTCTTCCAGCCCGCCAACGCCCCCATGTAG
- a CDS encoding family 2A encapsulin nanocompartment shell protein, producing the protein MTSAQNESQALGDLAARQLANATKTVPQLSTITPRFLLHLLSWVPVEAGIYRVNRVINPDRVAIHADEGTGTEEPLPETYVDYETSPREYTLRSISTLLDVHTRVSDLYSSPHDQVAQQLRLTIETIKERQEYELVNNPEYGLLSQVTPEQTISTRRGTPTPDDLDSLITKVWKTPAFFLTNPLGVAAFGREATRRGVPPPVVSLFGAQFITWRGIPIVPSDKVPVEDSKTKFILVRTGEERQGVVGLFQPGLVGEQAPGLSVRFTGINRSAIASYLVTLYSSLAVLTDDALAVLDDVAVDHFHEYK; encoded by the coding sequence ATGACGTCTGCCCAGAACGAATCGCAGGCCCTCGGCGATCTCGCCGCCAGGCAGCTTGCCAACGCCACCAAGACAGTCCCGCAGCTGTCGACCATCACCCCGCGCTTCCTGCTGCATCTGCTGTCCTGGGTGCCCGTCGAGGCCGGTATCTACCGGGTCAATCGGGTGATCAACCCGGACCGGGTGGCGATCCATGCCGACGAGGGCACGGGCACCGAGGAACCGCTACCGGAGACCTATGTCGACTACGAGACCAGCCCGCGCGAGTACACGCTGCGGTCCATCTCGACGCTGCTCGACGTGCACACCCGGGTGTCGGACCTGTACTCCAGCCCGCACGACCAGGTCGCCCAGCAGCTGCGCCTGACCATCGAGACCATCAAGGAGCGCCAGGAGTACGAGCTGGTCAACAACCCGGAGTACGGCCTGCTCTCCCAGGTCACCCCGGAGCAGACCATCTCCACCCGGCGTGGCACCCCCACCCCCGACGACCTGGACTCGTTGATCACGAAGGTGTGGAAGACGCCGGCGTTCTTCCTCACCAATCCGCTCGGGGTGGCCGCGTTCGGCCGGGAAGCCACCCGGCGCGGGGTTCCGCCGCCAGTGGTCAGCCTGTTCGGCGCCCAGTTCATCACGTGGCGGGGCATCCCGATCGTGCCCAGCGACAAGGTGCCGGTCGAGGATTCCAAGACCAAGTTCATCCTGGTCCGCACTGGTGAGGAGCGCCAAGGTGTGGTCGGCCTTTTCCAGCCCGGGCTGGTCGGCGAGCAGGCGCCGGGGCTGTCGGTGCGGTTCACCGGGATCAACCGGTCGGCGATCGCGTCGTATCTGGTCACCTTGTACTCGTCGCTGGCGGTACTGACCGACGATGCGCTGGCGGTACTGGACGACGTCGCAGTGGACCACTTCCATGAGTACAAGTGA
- the cysT gene encoding sulfate ABC transporter permease subunit CysT encodes MTVSPETAVSPAPGASAPGAGRRHRLGTTSLRVGAASIWLSVIVLLPLAAILWQSAGGGWTAFWQAVASNAALESFKVTVTISIGVTLVNLVFGLLVAWTLTRDEFPGKRLVDAVIDLPFALPTIVASLVMLALYGPNSPVDLHLQHTKWGVGVALLFVTLPFVVRSVQPVLLELDRDVEEAAASLGANSFTILTKIILPALLPSLLSGAGLAFSRAIGEFGSVVLIGGAVPGETEVSSQWIRTLIENDDRTGAAAISIVLLLVSFVVLFILRAVGSRAAKREELSR; translated from the coding sequence ATGACGGTCTCTCCGGAGACCGCGGTGAGCCCCGCCCCGGGAGCCTCGGCTCCCGGGGCGGGGCGTCGCCATCGTCTCGGTACGACCTCGCTGCGGGTGGGCGCCGCATCGATCTGGCTCTCGGTGATCGTGTTGCTGCCGCTCGCGGCGATCCTGTGGCAATCCGCCGGGGGCGGCTGGACCGCCTTCTGGCAGGCCGTCGCCTCCAACGCGGCGCTGGAGTCGTTCAAGGTCACGGTCACCATCTCGATCGGCGTCACGCTGGTGAACCTGGTGTTCGGGCTGCTGGTGGCCTGGACGCTGACCCGCGACGAGTTCCCCGGCAAGCGGCTGGTGGACGCCGTGATCGATCTGCCCTTCGCGCTGCCCACCATCGTCGCCAGCCTGGTGATGCTGGCGCTCTACGGCCCCAACAGCCCGGTGGACCTGCACCTGCAACACACCAAATGGGGTGTCGGCGTCGCCTTGCTGTTCGTCACGTTGCCGTTCGTGGTCCGCTCGGTGCAGCCCGTGTTGCTCGAGCTCGACCGCGACGTCGAAGAGGCGGCGGCCTCGCTGGGCGCCAATAGCTTCACCATCCTGACCAAGATCATCCTGCCGGCGCTGCTGCCGTCCCTGCTGTCCGGTGCCGGGCTGGCGTTCTCCCGGGCGATCGGCGAGTTCGGCTCCGTCGTGCTGATCGGTGGTGCCGTTCCCGGCGAGACCGAAGTGTCCTCCCAGTGGATCCGCACCCTGATCGAGAACGACGACCGCACCGGTGCCGCAGCCATCTCGATTGTGCTGCTGCTGGTTTCGTTCGTCGTGTTGTTCATCTTGCGCGCGGTCGGTTCCCGCGCGGCCAAGCGTGAGGAACTGTCGAGATGA
- a CDS encoding sulfate ABC transporter substrate-binding protein: MSKTIKSRWSAAAALAVSATLLAACGGGGSSDVAGDTGGAKADTTLTLVAYAVPEPGWSKIIPAFAATPEGKGVAVTTSYGASGDQSRGVVDGKPADIVNFSVEPDVTRLVKADKVAKDWNSDATKGIPFGSVVSLVVRKGNPKGIKDWDDLLKPGIEVVTPSPLSSGSAKWNLLAPYAAKSNGGKDSAAGLDFVNKLVTEHVKTRPGSGREATDVFLQGTGDVLISYENEAINVERQGKDVEHVNPPQTFKIENPVAVVSTSAHLQQATALKNFLYTAEGQKLWAEAGFRPVDPAVAADFAKDFPTPEKLWTIADLGGWKDVDPALFDKDNGSITKIYKQATG, translated from the coding sequence ATGTCCAAGACGATCAAGTCGCGCTGGAGCGCGGCTGCAGCGCTGGCCGTGTCGGCGACCCTGCTCGCCGCGTGCGGTGGTGGGGGATCCAGCGACGTGGCCGGCGACACCGGCGGCGCCAAGGCCGACACCACGCTGACGCTGGTGGCCTACGCGGTCCCCGAGCCGGGCTGGAGCAAGATCATCCCGGCGTTTGCTGCCACCCCCGAGGGCAAAGGCGTCGCGGTGACGACGTCCTACGGTGCCTCCGGTGACCAGTCCCGCGGTGTCGTCGACGGCAAGCCCGCCGATATCGTCAACTTCTCCGTCGAACCCGACGTCACCCGCCTGGTCAAGGCCGACAAGGTGGCCAAGGACTGGAACTCCGACGCCACCAAGGGAATCCCGTTCGGATCGGTCGTCTCGCTGGTGGTGCGCAAGGGCAATCCCAAGGGCATCAAGGACTGGGACGACCTGCTCAAGCCGGGCATCGAGGTGGTCACGCCCAGCCCGCTGAGTTCGGGTTCGGCCAAGTGGAACCTGCTGGCCCCGTACGCCGCCAAGAGCAACGGCGGCAAGGACTCGGCAGCCGGCCTGGACTTCGTCAACAAGCTGGTCACCGAGCACGTCAAGACCCGGCCCGGCTCCGGCCGGGAAGCCACCGACGTGTTCCTGCAGGGCACCGGTGACGTGCTGATCAGCTACGAGAACGAGGCCATCAACGTCGAGCGGCAGGGCAAGGATGTCGAGCACGTCAACCCGCCGCAGACCTTCAAGATCGAGAACCCGGTCGCCGTCGTGAGCACCAGCGCGCACCTGCAGCAGGCCACCGCGCTGAAGAACTTCCTCTACACCGCGGAGGGCCAGAAGCTGTGGGCCGAGGCCGGCTTCCGCCCCGTCGACCCGGCCGTGGCCGCTGACTTCGCCAAGGACTTTCCGACGCCGGAGAAGCTGTGGACCATCGCCGACCTGGGCGGCTGGAAGGACGTCGACCCGGCGCTGTTCGACAAGGACAACGGCAGCATCACCAAGATCTACAAGCAGGCCACCGGATGA